The DNA segment AGATATATTACTGGAATGCTTTTTGTGACTGTGTGATGAACCAGACAGAGATACTTGAGATAAATTATAACGATTTGGTGAAAGGTTTAAAACATATAGCAGAAGGGCTTGCCGGGAATGATCCAGATGAGTATGTTCAAAAACTGAACAAAGCACTACATGATATTGACGTTCCGACCACTGAGGAGTTCAGACCTATTGTGAGTATATTCAATTTCGGGGATACGTTGAAGGTTGAGGAGGTGCGAACAAAACATATCGGGAAATTTGTCGAAGTAGAGGGGAGGATCGTAGATACTATGATTCCGAGAATGAAGATCACGCTTGGGGCGTTCCGGTGCCAGAGGTGCGATCACATCACATATATTCAACAAGAAGATCGGAAATATACAGAACCGTTCGAATGCGATAATAGTGTATGTGGAAGAAAAGGACCATTCAAACTTCTTGATCATCCTGAAAGTGAACAGGTTGATTACCAGGAGATGCTAATTGAATCTCTTAGCGGTGGGCAGGTAGTGGTTTCAGTATCCGCATATGGAACATTGTGCCGTCCTCCCTGGGAGAGGGATGCAAAAGTAGTGAGGATATGCGGAATTGTGCGAAAAGCACAGCTTGCTACAAAAACAGGAAAGACGAATTTGTTTGAATGGGTTATTGATGCATCGAGTATCAAATTTTCAGATGATAGCAATACAGAGCCGCCAACAGCGGACGAAATAAAGAAATTCGAAGACTGGGCAAAACAGCCGCATGAACTCAGGAAAATGTTATTAGAGTCCATCGCCCCGAACATTGAAGGGGCGACAGAGATCAAAGATGCATGCAGTCTTTCATTGTTTTCTGACTGGAACTGGGGATCGGACCCGGATTTGGTGATGGAACGGAGCAGTATTCATGTTCTGCTTTTTGGTGATCCTGGTGTTGCGAAATCCCAGATCATCAAAGATATTGTTTACCTTGCCCCAAAAGGGAAGTTCGGGCAGGTCACGAATATGACCCGCGGCGGGTTGAGTACCGTGGCTGTGATGGAGAACGGAGCATGGCATGTCAAGTCTGGATTTTTCAGCCAGGGAGATCAGGGTGTGGTTGCACTGGATGAAATAGATAAAGTCCATGATCCGCAGGATCTCAACTGTCTGGTATCTGTTTTGAATGAACAGATCCAGCATGTGAGCAAAGCAGGACAGAATGATTTGAAGTTCAATACCAGGACTGCGGTATTGGGTGCTGCAAATCCGGTAAAGGGCGGGTATCTGAAAACTGGGGAGATCATGACACAACTTGAAAGTACGATCCCAAGCTACATTTACCAGCGGTTTGATGTTATTTTTGTAATTAAGGATGTCCCAAATAAAGAGAAAGACAGTATAGTTGCAGACAATATAAATAAGATGCATAATGATCCGACGCAAAGCCGAAAAGCTATTCCGCGGACGATATCTCCTGATATGTTCAGGAAGTATGTGATTTATGCCCGGACAAAATCAGTTCCTGAATTTGAACCGAGTGCACAGAAACTAATCAAAGACTATTATCTCACAATCAGAGGGATATCTGGAGACTACCCTATAATTAGCGCAAGGCAGGTCAGTAACATAAACAGACTCTCGAAAGCTATCGCCAGAAGGGAAATGGCTCGAAAAGTCACTGAGGAGCATGTCAAATATGCTATCGGAATCATGAAAGCAAGCCTTTCAACACTAAGCGATGATCAGGATTACGGAATCTATAGTTCCGGGCGGACAAAGAGCCAGGTTGAGAAGATCACTATGATAAAGAATGCCATCAAGGAGATCTGCAAGAAAGAACTGTCTGCAAGCACCAATGACATTGCCTTTGTTTCAGGGCTTGATGTTATGCAGATCGAACATACATTGATGATGCTAGAAAGAAGCAGGGAGATTTTTAAGGCGAAAGGCGGATTCAGGCTGGTGTGAAATTGACCGTTACTATAGATGTCTGTGATCATCCTTTGTTCAGGCGTCTTGCAAAGGAAAGAATACGAAGTAGTTCAGGGACATTTTACGAGATGGATAACGTGGATGACGATGACGTAAAAACGTATACGGATGACATAACAAAAGCCAAAAGATTATCAGACGGCAGTTATAAACACACTACAAACTTTTGTTATTGTGTTGGGGGTAGCTACTTTGAAAAATATGACGATGCTATTGTACATTCAATGATGCTTCTAATTTTGACTTGTGGATTCAGAAAATGGAAAGATGCAGGTGGACTGAATGCAAGAAGATGAAAATACGAGAATACAACAAATTCCCGAAGGATTTATGCTTAAATCATCAGATTTTCATATAATTGAGCAGTATAGAGCAATATGTGGCAATGAAGGGGAGACTAATCTTGAAAAGTGTGGAATTTTCCATGATAGAAGAAGAGTTGAACAAATCCTTAATAAGATTTATGAACGCCCTATATTATGGGGGCAAGACCCACATAATCGTTTCATGGACGCATGATGCCAGCATTACGAAGTCAACGTCCTCGGATTGAAATCCGAGGCATGGGTGAACATATCGAGAGGACGCATAAATGAACAAGAAAATATTGTTAATAGACATTGACTCAAAGATGCCTAATCTGGCTTTGATGAAAATCTCAGCCCACCACAAAGCATTGGGGGATGATGTTAGTTTCAATAATACTGATGTACCTGATATTGTTTATGCTTCGATTGTTTTCTCAAAAAACAAGTTGCTCGCAAACGGTTTAAAGTTCTTTTATCCGAGTTCTGAAATTGTTATCGGTGGATCAGGATACAATCTTAATTCGCGTTTACCAGATGAGATAGAATCTCTAAAACCCGACTATGATCTATATCCTGAGATTGATTACAGTCTTGGATATACTACGAGGGGTTGTAATAGATCATGTGGGTTCTGCATAGTTCCTCAAAAAGAGGGTAGATTCACACATTGGCATAACCCAGAGAGATTTTATGACGAAAGATTTGATAAAATCGTGTTCTTAGATAATAATATTCTGCTTGATAAATCCAGATTTATAGAAGTGTGCGATTTTTGTATTGATAGATCGCTGAAAGTCTGGTTTACCCAGGGGCTTGATATAAGATTGTTAGATGATAAAATAGCAACCAAATTAAACGAACTGGATACCCTCAAAGGATATCATTTTGCCTTTGATGATTCTAAACTTGAACCAATCATTAGATCAAAATGCGAGATGTTAAAAAATCATGGAATAGATATCAGGCGTTTGGTACAATTTTATGTTTATCTTGATTCAATAGACCAATATGATGATGCAGTTAATAGATGCAGAATTTTAAAAGAGCTAAACACCAATCCTTTTGTTATGTTCAATATAAATAATAAACCCAGTAAAAAAGTAAATGCTCTCAGACGATGGGCGAACCGTAAATGGGTGTTCTGGTCGTGTGATTTTGCTGACTACACTCGTAAATTTGATGGAGTTAAACTACATGCGTAAAAACGAGTATCGCCCGAAAGTCAACGTCCCCGCTCTGAAGAGCGAGGCATGGGTTAGCGTATCGAGTGAGACCCCTTGATTCTTTCTTTTTATTCTTGTTAATTTTATAATTACTTTTCGGGCATGTAATACTAATATTCGCTATGCCTAACACTATACCCATAAGTATATATATACCCAAGTACATATAGTATATTGAGGTAAATATGACAACAATAAAAATACAACTAACTATAAAAAACACAATACCCACCAAGGCAGAAATAGCCTTTCTGGGTAAAGAATTGTTCACCGAGCTATTACACCAAAAATTAATAGCTCAAGAGAGAGAATTTTTTGAGACCTGCGAGGATAAACCCTCGTGGGTCTTGAATGTTCCTGCCGCAATCGAGGCAGGATACATTATCCAAGACGAATATGGTACTATGATCAGTAAGTCCAAAAGGCAAATTGGCAAGTATGTAATTGCCAATGCAGATTGGAAAGAATCAGGGAAACAGAAGTACCTCGATTCAGTCGGCGAGCTTGAAGCATTTGTAGCTTCGGGCGCATTTCAGGAGTGGTAAAATATGGTAAAAGTAATAAATCTAACACCACACGAAATAATAATAAACGGCAAAATCTTCCCGCCAAGCGGGCAGATTGCCAGGGTTGAGGAAAAAATCGAGATTGTACGCACAATCTCAGTCGATGGGACAAAAATACCCATCATAAAAAAGACATTTGGAAACGTCCAAAATCTCCCAGACCCGATATGTGTCTGTGGTGCGCCCCCTGATCAAGAGGGGCATAAATACAACAATGATCACTTTTCCGATCCTGTAATATTTGTGGTCAGCCTGCTTGTAGCCCAGGCAGCCAATCGTTCCGATGTGCTCGCTATTGGCGAAACAATCCGCAACGAAAAGGGGCAGGTAACAGGCGCAAAGTCTCTGGCGGTGGTATAAATGGTACTGCCAGACAAGTGGGGTAATTACCCTACCCCAAACTACAATACAGGAAACTGCGCCACCTGCGGACACGATGTAAGCAAACATGCAAGCAATATGGGTACTTGCATGGCTGGAACGTGCTCATGCACAAGATTTGTGCAGATGCCCGAACCAAAGCCCAACCGTCTGCCAGTGGCAACACCACCCCCAGCCAAGAAAAAGCACCACAGCAGAAGAGATCATGCAACGCTTCGAGAAATGCTGGCTTGCTCTATATGCCAAGCAGACCAGGGGGAAGAAGAGTGATAAAAACCAACATATTTTTTGGCACATATCAAGTTATAATTGCGGATAATGGTATACTTCGTCTACTCTCAAAGGGAGAGGCTGAATATACAGATTTTCCCGATAGTAGAGGCACACACCCAAATAACTGGCATCAGCTTGTAACTAATACCCCTATGCATAGCTATGATGGCTGCCCTTACTGCTATGCACATCAGCACCCAGAGGAGATAAGGCAGGTCGCTTTATCTCTCCTCAAACAAAAATGTTTGAGATGCGGGTATGAGTTCTTACCACGCACGGAAAAGCTACCAAAAACATGCCCAAACAAAGCATGTAAAAGCCCGTATTGGAACACCCCTTACAAACAGGGGTCTGAAACGCCTATCGTAACGAAATGACTACGCTCGGACTTCGCTTCGCTCTGTCCGGGGTCTCATTTTTTGATTCTGTCCACAAGGCGCCAGAGATCTCGGCAGCCAGGCAGGACAGAAATAATAATTAGGTACACCTAATAGTTTCACTTAGGTATATACCTCCATTTCATATCCAGGCATGTTTCAAAATGTGTATTAAAATATCTTAATAAAATATAAATATGCATAGACTTACACAATGCCACCCGCTTCTGTCTCATGAAAATTCACCGCTATGAGGCGACATAGTCGGCATCTCCTGTTACATGATACACTATCAAATCAAGAAGCGTACCCACGTCCATGATACAGATTTACAAGTTGCAAAAACATGTATCATGAATCGGGAGACGCAAAAATGAACAGTCTAAACAAAAATCATGGTTTTATGATTTTTGATTTTTTCATTTCAAAACGGCGTGCAGAAAAAAAAATATGAAAATAGGGTAAAAAACAGGTCGCTGCATTCATGATACAGGGTTTTTTTACCTTGTATCATCTGTATCATAAAACAGCCTATGCTTATTTATATATATGTATGAGACAGCAACGGGAGCATTTTTATATATCTAAGCAAAGGAACGCAAAACATATTAACTAATTTAATACTGTGAAGGGTATGACCTATCTTGAAGGTTTCTGCCTGGACTGCGAAGCTCGCGGTTTGACCAGGCATACGATACAAACTTACAGATCAAACCTCAAAGACTTCCTGGAGATAGTCCCTGATCCCCTCTGGGCTACACAGGATGATCTCAGGAAGTACCTTCTCAAACTCAGAGCCAACAACCCGGCAGGAAGCACGCTCAAAGGGCACTTTTCAGCACTCAGTATGTTCTATGAGTACCTGATCTATGAAGGACAGGCATCATACAATCCCATCCTACCCATTAGAAAGCGCTATCTGAGCCAGATTAAGCCGGTTACAGGCGGGGAGAACGAACGTCAGCTGATATCCATCCAGAACATGATACATCTCATCCTGCGGGCTGAGAGTCCACTGGATATAGCTATTCTTATGGTACTCGCGAAGACTGGCATCCGCAGGGGAGAGCTTCTTGGCATGGTAATAGACAGTATTGATTTTCAAAATGGCATTATCCGGTTGCCTGCGAAAGCCAAACGATCCCAGAGGATCGCATTCATAGATACAGAGCTCTACATAATTCTCAAAAAATATATTCAATGGAGATCAAGCAGGGCGATATCTCCATGGCTCTGGATCAACAAAAATACGGGAAAGAAGATGGACCGGGATTATCCTGGTGAACTCATATCATCCCTTGCAATCCCACTTGGGCTGCATCAACCCCGCGGACCGCTATGCTACAGGCTTACACCACACTGCTTCAGGCACTTCTTCACAACTCATCTGTTCAGGGCAGGGATGGAACCACAATATATCATGTGGCTGCGTGGCGACAGTATGGGCAGGCAGTCATGGCAGATATACAATCACATAGATCCTGAATCTGTTAGGATTGAGTATCTGCGGCGAGTACCGAAACTGATTTCAAACAATTCTGTCCTTCCGGACTCAGAAGATCAGGCTTGCCGGCTGGACAGAATTGAATACAAATAGATATAAGACGACATAAACATATTTTTATCAGGTGAGTTTATTCAATCCATATCACTATTCATTATCTTGGCTGTGATACAAACAGCAGCGACCCCAGGGCAACCAAATATAATCAAATTTCCCGATCTGGATATAACAAATATAGGGCATACTGACTCTGGAAAATTCGTTTTTTATGTGCTGGCAGCATTTGGAATTATCAATATGATTGCTGGTGCATTATCAAAAACAACGTCAAAAAATTCAATAATCTGGGGTTTTGTATTTGTTATGATCTCAGCATATGTATTGGGGGTCTAGGTCTAATGTCGGTTAAAGACATAATCACAATATTCTTTATCTTGTTTGGAGCCGGGTTCATTATTGCTGCAATGATTACGGAAGGGAACACAGTCGGTAAATTCTCAAAATCATTCTGTTATGTATTTGGAGGTATGGTTCTGGCAATATCAGCATATATTTATTATTGATATTTAACAGAACCGTGATCTCACTTCGTAATAGCTTCTGCTGTTTTACCATAGGTAATATTTATCACCCGTCGGTTAACTTGTTTTTAATCCCCCGCCATCTTAACAGAACCTTATATGGAAAAGTATATCCCTTCAAAAAGTCACAATGTAACGTAATGTAAGGCAAGATGAATAGGTGACGTGTTCATCGAGGGTTCTGTCCCGCATCCAGCTCCTGCAGGATCTTCCGGCATGGACAGAATCACTTTTATCAGCGCCTTGCATTCTCATATCATGGCAACAGAGACTGAATTTAACGAGCCCATAAAATCCTGTCAGGTATCTTTAGCTTACGAAACATATGAAATCATCAAGGAATTAACAAAAAACCAGATTCCACAGGATATAGGAAAGACCGTTCAGGCAATATTATGGTATGCGCTTTTGGAATATCTGGAATTTGGTCTTGATGTAGATATCAAGATCAACGAAGGGGAAAAAATACGGCAGTACCAAATCCCCATGCCAGTAAGCATGTATAATCAACTTAAGAAAAAGACAAAAGGAGGTAACACACAAGAGACTCTGCAAATAGCGTTTTCAGAATATATTCAACTCAAATTAAAAGAATTACAAAAACTAAAAGATGAAGAGGTAGATATTAAATGAAGCCGAATAAATCAATACAAGAGATCATAGCAGCAAGAAAAGACTTTTCCGAGGCGTGGGATACATATAGGAAAAAACACAAAGCGTTTGCCGCATTCCAGGCAATCGTATTTATTATTTTATTAGTGGCAGCCCTGGCTTATTTTGTGGATGCAGTACAGGCAGATGTAATGATCATAAATCCAGAGCAGTCAGCTACGATCAAAACAGATTTTGAACTTGTAGCAGAAATAAACGAGACCGCAAAGTATGACAGCGTATGGGCGAGGTTTGATTACACCAGCCCCAATCAGATGCTGATCGGGGAGCAGACAGGCAATACAACTACCTGGGGGTTGCCGATCAAACTAAATTATCTTAAAAACATCGGCGTAGAGGGAAATACAATACTGACTGTATATTACAAGACCCTGGATGGGGATAGAAAAAGCAAAGTAATCAACCTTATAATAAATCATCCTGTCTCCCCAACAGGCACTGCAACTTTTACAATTTTGGATTATAATAATAACCCAGTTGGAGATGTAACAGTACAACCAACTGGCAACAAATCAGACAGTGCAGGAGTTCTAATCGTTCGAGATCAACCCATATCGAAAATAACATATTCATTTTCAAAGCCAGGTTGGAACACAACAACAAGCGCAATTACATTCACTGAAAACGCATTACAGCAGGTACAGACAATCACATTACGGAAAGATGGTGATTCCCTCAAAACCTTCGAACTATCAGGGTTCAATGAATTGGTAGAGCAGGGAACGCTATCCTATATCAAAGTAAAGGACGCCCAGACAAAAGAATATATCAGCGGAGCTAGGGTAACACTATTTGATGGGTCACAAATTAAATCAATTCCTGGAGATACGATAAGTGGAAGAATATCAGTAGGGTATAACGAAATAGGGGACTTTGATTTAGTGGTTGAAAAAAATGGATATCGTGAGTATAGAGAAACAGTGACGGTCATCGAAAGCAGGCGCGTGACCCCACTCCCCACACTCATGCCAACACCAGCCCCCACGCCTGTACCGACCCCTGAAAAAAAATATTACCCTGATGCAAATATGGTCCTCACACAGGATGAATATAGGGCATGGCAATCTGTCCAAGAAGAAAAAACAAGGCGAGAGAATTTAGATAGAACTAATGCAACCCGAATAATAACAGCAACTCCACCTCCACAAGATCCCCCATACTTAACATATGGTCTATTGGGAATAGTAGCCATGGCATTAGTCCTCACAACACTGAAAAACAAGAAGGGCAGAGATAAAGAAAAAGAGCCAGAGGATACAATCAGAGATAATGACCCAAGGCTAGTAAAAACCGCAGTCCCAGATGATTCAACCATGGTAAACTGTGATCAGTGTTCCTGGTCTGCAATAATACCAACAAAAGACATAGCCACTCTAGACGCAATCAAAAAAGAACATACAAAGACACATGAGGTATAAATTATGCCATTTGTCTCAATTTTCCCAGATATCTGGAAAAAATCATCTCTCAATGCCTTCAGGACTACAGAAATAGCAGAAGAATTCATGAGGGAATTTGCCCGGATATGCAGCGAGAAACACAACTTACGGGCGAATGGGGGAGATAAGATAAGCCTATCAACTTTTGTATCCTCTCCGGCAGAAATCATTACGGAAACAAAAAGCCAGGCAGAGAGACAACGAAAATTAGAGATATACATCAAGGAATTTTTACCACAACTCGAACATGCAAACGGTCAGACCGCAGACCCAGACCTAATCAAACTCATTATTAAAGAGGCAGCAGATGACAGTTTTAGACCTCGATAAAATAGCCCCTGATGGCAGTCAAAAATTGATGTTAGGTCTGACAATTTCAGCATGGGTAATATCATTCATATATTACAGTCCTGCGGAAACCCAAACCCTGCTTTACGCTGTGGGACTCTATAATATCTCTCCAAGTTATGACCAGCCTACGATCATCCCGTTACTGCTTTTCATCTGGATGATCATAGGGATTATAGACGCGACATACATACATCTGAAAGTAATCAGTGATGGGGCAATTGCAGATGGTATGGATAATTGTGAATCGTGTGTGGGTGGGAAACTCCATATATCGGGGGACTGGGGATGGATCAGGGTAGGAGGTACAAAAGCGTTCCCTATCGAAGGAGGTAGCGTATGGATCGGATTACTGACTCATATCCATAAGATCGGGACGCATATAGTTTTTGAGGGACAAATGGTGCCAAAAACAGTTATGGACTATATCCCTTTTGAACTAAAAAGACCACTCAGGCAGCGCAGAAATGGATTATTTGGAATCGAAACATGCAGCGTAGGGTATATTTCTGCCGGGGAACTTGAGACCCATAAGGAATTCAACACTGAAAAATATAAAGAATATTTCAGCGCAGAGGAATTAGGACGAATCCCAAAAAAAATGAATACAAGCGAATTTATTAGTGGGATATGTATAAAAAACAGGACTGTAGATATGGGTCTACAACTTATCGAAAATGAACATGCCAGCCTGTCTAAATCTCTGGAAACTATAAGCGATGTGGGCAAAGCAATACAGCCAGTCAAGGAGAAAGGCATACTGCAACATATTTTCGGGTGATATTATGAAAAAAGACAGATGGTTAATTCTGATCATTATAATTTTCGTCTCAAGCATCCTGCTTTTTGTCCTGAATGACCGGGAAAAAGAACCGGAAAAAACAAAGGATAATCAGTTGAAATGCTCAGAGGATTACGTTTTGATACCTGAGCGTAATATTTGTTATAACGAAAATCCCCTGGGACACACAGTTATGACTTTTCCCCAAGTTCTCGCCTCGATTTTGACCATCGGTCTTATCACAATGTATGAATTCAAGGACTGGCGCATCTATCTATCCTCAAAAATCCTTCCATATAAAAACAAATATGTGGATGAACTCCAGCTGATCCCAAAAAGTCCAGATATATACGAAAAACACGGGTTTTTATGGGTTCGAGGGGGGTATGATGCTCTTGTCAGCGGCAGGGATAATAATATATACGTATCCCGAAAAGAAAATACAGCGAGGATAGGGCACAATCTGATCCTGAAAGGATCAATCGAGAAGATTACAGTACAGCAACTGTACAAATATATCGGGTATGATTTTAATCTACTCAAAGAAATCCTTGAAAACCCAATACTCAAAGTCAATTCAAAAGGTAAATTGGAAAATCTGGATCAAATATTATCAATTTATCTAACTTTTCCGCTAGAATATCAAGAAAGCAGAGCATATAACTCCATTAAAGGCGGGTTTGAGTTCGGAGCAGATAGGTTCAATCTTATAGTGGAAGCGCTTTTCAAAATGAATAAAGGTTTGTCTGGATTTGGTAACAAACTGCAACAAGCCAATGAAAATATGCTGACAAATGCAAAATCTATGAGCGAAAGTACAGCCAATATATCAACAGCAGTCAGAAAAACTCAGGATTCTAATATAGATACAGGACATAGGCTACCTGTACAAAATCAACAAAATATCGAACCTGAAAGGCATAATATGTAAGGGATAAATGATCACTAAAAACCCCTCACATCTGCATTGGCTGGATCAGAATTTTACAACAGTCAATGATTATTTATATTCTTGGGTAGATGAGTTCAGTAGAGGGGGGTTATGGACTGATCCAATTGAGTTAGCCACCCCAGGAACAGTCAGATATGATTTTATTTGGAATCCGGGATTGGGTAAACAGGTAATCAAAGACTGGAAGGACAATACTAAATCCGTTGAAATCCACCAACAGAAGCTGTTAAGGACAATCAAGAAAGAAGAAACATACGTGATCCTGCTTACCGGCATGGGTGGGTCTGGTAAAGGATCAAGCGCATGGTGGCTGCTCGATCAATTACGGGAAGATTTCAATATCAAAGTGGTACTCCCGGTAAAATCAGATGCAGACGCACTTCCAGAATGGGCAGAGCCAATTACTAACATAATGGATATGGCAGCAGGAGATATAGTATTATACGATGAGGCGGGGGTCAGATCAAGTTCACGGCGCAGCATGAGCAAAGAAAACGAAAACAGCACTGCATGGCTGCCGGTGGGGAGGCACTCAGGTGCGAAAGTCGTATACGTCACTCAGTTCAGTGCGATCGCTGACAAAAACATCAGCAGATTCACGAATGTTCATATCAGTAAAGGTTTCTCTACCTCTGCATTCGGTCAGGATGATATGGAAAGAGCCACTATAGCCAAGAATCCGATCTATGCATACTTCCAGATCGACCCTGAGGATCGCGACTACGCGAGAGTACCCAGCACAAACAAGGACTGGGGGATAGTCATGACTGGAGGGGGGTCCAACCTCACGTATCTACCCATGCCCGGATTCTATACTGAGAAACTCAGCAAGCCGTTCAGCAAGTATATAGATAAGGCTGGAGGCAGCCAGGCAGACGCAGATAAGTTAGCGATGGCAGACGCCAACCAGATGCTTGCAGACGGGCAGTCAGCAGCAACGATCTGGCAGGAGACATATATCAGGGGATTCAGGAAATCAAAGGAATTCTGGCGCATATTCACAGGCGAAGATAAATCCAGACGTGGGGATGATTATTTTGATTAAGAGTTTCTTACTTGGTTTCTGGTTGATATCTGAGATATCCACAGGGAAAACTATATATCTTAAATATAAGATAACGTAACATTATATGACCAAGACTGAATGGGATGGTAAACCTATGTACAGGGTCTTGCAGGCGATCATGACTCTCAGAAATGATCATCATCTTGCGATCTCTATAAGGATTACGCCACAATGTG comes from the Clostridia bacterium genome and includes:
- a CDS encoding tyrosine-type recombinase/integrase, encoding MTYLEGFCLDCEARGLTRHTIQTYRSNLKDFLEIVPDPLWATQDDLRKYLLKLRANNPAGSTLKGHFSALSMFYEYLIYEGQASYNPILPIRKRYLSQIKPVTGGENERQLISIQNMIHLILRAESPLDIAILMVLAKTGIRRGELLGMVIDSIDFQNGIIRLPAKAKRSQRIAFIDTELYIILKKYIQWRSSRAISPWLWINKNTGKKMDRDYPGELISSLAIPLGLHQPRGPLCYRLTPHCFRHFFTTHLFRAGMEPQYIMWLRGDSMGRQSWQIYNHIDPESVRIEYLRRVPKLISNNSVLPDSEDQACRLDRIEYK
- a CDS encoding ATP-binding protein, which produces MNSSDIIISLLGDSGKKQWLRSDILDILSEALKIDKGEANGRLTPFISRTSFLEKISDTPVKFKFSTTGEARYASIQTEKRGNETFRTDVGEFIKIYYWNAFCDCVMNQTEILEINYNDLVKGLKHIAEGLAGNDPDEYVQKLNKALHDIDVPTTEEFRPIVSIFNFGDTLKVEEVRTKHIGKFVEVEGRIVDTMIPRMKITLGAFRCQRCDHITYIQQEDRKYTEPFECDNSVCGRKGPFKLLDHPESEQVDYQEMLIESLSGGQVVVSVSAYGTLCRPPWERDAKVVRICGIVRKAQLATKTGKTNLFEWVIDASSIKFSDDSNTEPPTADEIKKFEDWAKQPHELRKMLLESIAPNIEGATEIKDACSLSLFSDWNWGSDPDLVMERSSIHVLLFGDPGVAKSQIIKDIVYLAPKGKFGQVTNMTRGGLSTVAVMENGAWHVKSGFFSQGDQGVVALDEIDKVHDPQDLNCLVSVLNEQIQHVSKAGQNDLKFNTRTAVLGAANPVKGGYLKTGEIMTQLESTIPSYIYQRFDVIFVIKDVPNKEKDSIVADNINKMHNDPTQSRKAIPRTISPDMFRKYVIYARTKSVPEFEPSAQKLIKDYYLTIRGISGDYPIISARQVSNINRLSKAIARREMARKVTEEHVKYAIGIMKASLSTLSDDQDYGIYSSGRTKSQVEKITMIKNAIKEICKKELSASTNDIAFVSGLDVMQIEHTLMMLERSREIFKAKGGFRLV